The following is a genomic window from Neisseria zalophi.
ATAAATTTGCTATATTTTTATATAAAAATAAAGAAGTTCCACCGCCATTACAATTTGATTCAAAAGAATATAACTCTATTAGATTCCTTGTTAAATTATCTCTTTTCTTAGAGTGGACTCGTGGATTAGTCATTATATTAGTACTCATCCTTAGCCAATTATTATATTCTTATAATTAAGACAATATAAGCAATAGGCCATAAATACACATAATAAAGTATGTACTTTTTAAAAATTAAAATTAATTTAGATTATAGATAATATATGTACAAAAAAATAAATAAAAAAATTATTCGAATAATAGGGTATATTATTTTGTTTATAATAAATAATTATAATTTATATATTTGTAGCTTAACCGGATATTGTGGGATGAATCATAGTATAAACTATAATATTGGTAGTTTTGGATATTATTTTTGTATTTCATTATATATACTAGTGGATAGTATAATAATACTTTTATGTTTTAGTATATTAAAAGAAAAAAGTAAATAGTCTGCATAAAACATATCAAAATGGTTTTTTCTATCTTATTTCATTTTTATTTTTCCTATTATTAAATATTTATCCATTTTCCATTCATAAATTTAAAAATAAGGGATAAATATATAGTAGCCTATATTTTTAAATACCTATTCAAATCATAAAAATTACTTTCAGACGGCCTCAAAAAACCTACAACGGTATCAGCTATTATTAAGGTTGGGGTAAGCTGAAGAGTGAACCCAATATTACCGGAACACATCAGCCGTTTAGATTACAAAACCAGTATTGTGATACTGAAACAGATTTTCATTATAACTTTTTTAGCTATTATGAACCTGTTTGCAAGCGGTTTATTAATCAAGATCCGATTAAACCAGAAGAGGTAATAATTCATATACTTTTTCGTTGTGATCAGAATAAAGTATTTGCTGTTCCCGCCAAATGTAAACCCATGAATAAAAAAGATTTTCAAGAAAAATTTATTTTAAAAGAAGGAAGAGTAGTACATTACGTTGATTGATACCTGTCCGAGAGAGTTCACATCCAGACTCAATTCTCGAAACAGTAAAGCTATTGAGTTTTGTACATGGAGGGTCATTTTGGCTTATATGGTAGAAACCCAACTTAATCATATAAATCAATAATTTTAGGATAAATATATGAGAAAGAAATACATGAAGATTTTAAATAGAGACGATATCATGGAAATTTATTTATTATTAGAAGAATTGAATAGAATTTTCCATGACCCATACAGATCTGGAGATATTGATATAATACAAAAATTTGGAGATGAATATTACCCTACAATTCATAAATTATATTATGAAACATTGTGGAATGCATTGACCATAGACCAAAGAAAAGAAATTTTAGGGGAAGATTATGACCATAAAATATATGGACAATATGATTGATTTGGCAAACTAAAAGTATTACAAATAAATCTAATTTATATAGTAGGTTAGAGCTTGCTATGTATAGTACAGATTAAAACTATACTCTACTATTTAAAGCTGTTGGCTCTGACCATCTACTTTTTTAAATAGTTTTTTTTATTAAAAATAAAAGTATACCAATTTTGGGTTTGGTAACCCATTATAAAAAGATGGCATTATGAAAAAAGTTATATCTTTAATTATTTTATCTATTATAAATATATTATTTTCTTATAGTTATGGGTCAAATAAAGATGATATTCAAGTATGTAAACAATATGAAGTTAGATCGGAATTCAAGAGATTAAAAGATTGTTTGTATCCATATGCTAAAAATGGAAATGCAAAAGCTCAATTAATTTTAGGGACACTTTATAGTGATGGATTAGGCACTAAAAAAGATTTATCAAAAGCCCAGAATTGGTATTATCATGCAGCTAATCAAAATATACCTGAAGCACAATATTTATTAGGCTTAACATATAGTGAAAAAAATGAATTTACTAAAAGTAAATTTTGGCTACTCAAAGCTGCAAAACAAAATTATGCACCTGCTCAAAATCAGTTAGGTGTGATGAATTTATATCCTTATAAAATGAAAGAAGTTAAATCATCTCCTAACTATAAAGAAGCATTATATTGGTTTAAAAGAGCAGCATTATTGAATAATACTGATGCTTATTATTGGTTGGGCGTGATGTATTATCAAGGGTTGGGAGTAGATAAAAATCATACATTAGCTTTAAAATATCTCAAAAAAGCAGAACAAAAAGGCAATCAAAAAGCTATTACTGCTTTAGAGACATTAAAAAATAGCTCTTACAATAAACCATAGCTCTATGAGTGTTTTCATCAAAAGTATATCGTATATGCTCTTTAGCACACATACGTTTCTGATACTTATCAAGTTGAGCAAGTTGCAGCCTGCATAAAAATATCTATTCAAAGTGTAGGGGCGGATTAGATATCCGCCCA
Proteins encoded in this region:
- a CDS encoding RHS repeat-associated core domain-containing protein, which translates into the protein MTGTHQPFRLQNQYCDTETDFHYNFFSYYEPVCKRFINQDPIKPEEVIIHILFRCDQNKVFAVPAKCKPMNKKDFQEKFILKEGRVVHYVD
- a CDS encoding tetratricopeptide repeat protein is translated as MKKVISLIILSIINILFSYSYGSNKDDIQVCKQYEVRSEFKRLKDCLYPYAKNGNAKAQLILGTLYSDGLGTKKDLSKAQNWYYHAANQNIPEAQYLLGLTYSEKNEFTKSKFWLLKAAKQNYAPAQNQLGVMNLYPYKMKEVKSSPNYKEALYWFKRAALLNNTDAYYWLGVMYYQGLGVDKNHTLALKYLKKAEQKGNQKAITALETLKNSSYNKP